A part of Larkinella insperata genomic DNA contains:
- a CDS encoding efflux RND transporter permease subunit produces MLKIFIERPVLATVISILLVILGVISLLTMPVTQFPDIAPPSVQVTASYPGANAEVVARSVATPLEESINGVENMTYMTSSAGNDGSVAVNVFFKLGTNPDLAAVNVQNRVAKATSLLPTEVVQAGIATQKQQNSMIMIFDLTSDAAIYDETFLQNYAKINLIPELQRVNGVGQVMVFGVKDYAMRIWLKPDRLVAYGLSAQEVLNAIREQNLEAAPGRIGESSQEAFEYVIKYKGKFSKPEEFDEIVLKANADGSTILLKDVARLEFGSFTYSGDSKINGKPGIGIAIYQAAGSNANDIQIAMLGIMEKAAKAFPKGVHYSIEYSTKTYLDESIDQVTHTLIEAFILVFIVVYLFLQDFRSTLIPAIAVPVAIVGTFFFMQLFGFTINLLTLFALVLAIGIVVDDAILVVEAVHTRMEQDGRLSARTATLRSMQEISGAIVSITLIMAAVFVPVGFMDGPAGVFYQQFAFTMAIAILISAVNALTLSPALCALLLTNKHADHESVSGKKGFLNRFFTAFNAGFTAATRRYVGAIRMLIRHKWVGISGLALVIAVTVWLIRTTPTGFIPSEDQGFIAYSLKLPAGASLQRTQKVTAKVDAALHRIPAIKSHFAINGFNIISNSASPSYAAGFINMKPYAERGTIQDLTQIVDTVNRQLGRFDEGRIDVFTLPTVPGFGNVDGFEMVLQDRTGGPLDKLSATATRFVEELGKRPEIGAAFTTFDTSTPQFSLEIDTKKAKQLGLSTSDILQTMQVYYGSTFASDFNRFGKFYRVIAQADSPYRADPASLNGIYVKNTTGQMVPITTVASLKRVYGPEAVTRNNLFNAVIINGQAGRGYSSGDAIKAVEAVAQKHLPTGFTYEWTGMTREEISAGSQSGLIFGLSLVFIYFLLAAQYESYFLPLAVVLSVPTGVLGVFWGIKLVGIDNNIYVQVGLIMLIGLLAKNAILIVEYAVQRRRAGMSLVASALEASQLRLRPILMTSFAFIVGLIPLMGATGSSAKGNHSISIGTAGGMLTGVALGIFLVPVLYVIFQRLHEKISGRKPVPQAETAGEELYTNH; encoded by the coding sequence ATGTTAAAGATATTTATTGAACGACCGGTGCTGGCAACGGTCATCTCGATTCTTTTGGTCATTCTGGGCGTCATCTCCCTGCTGACCATGCCCGTCACGCAGTTTCCCGACATTGCCCCGCCGAGTGTGCAGGTTACGGCCTCCTACCCCGGCGCCAACGCCGAAGTGGTGGCCCGCTCAGTGGCAACGCCCCTGGAAGAATCCATCAACGGGGTGGAAAACATGACGTACATGACCTCGTCGGCGGGTAACGACGGTTCGGTGGCCGTCAACGTATTTTTCAAACTGGGCACCAACCCCGACCTGGCCGCCGTGAACGTGCAGAACCGCGTTGCCAAGGCCACGAGCCTGTTGCCCACCGAAGTGGTGCAGGCCGGTATTGCCACCCAGAAGCAGCAGAACAGCATGATCATGATCTTTGATCTGACCAGCGATGCCGCCATTTACGACGAAACGTTTCTGCAAAACTACGCCAAGATTAACCTCATCCCGGAATTGCAGCGGGTCAACGGCGTGGGCCAGGTGATGGTGTTCGGCGTGAAAGATTACGCCATGCGCATCTGGCTCAAACCCGACCGGCTGGTGGCCTACGGCTTGTCGGCGCAGGAAGTCTTGAATGCGATTCGGGAGCAAAACCTGGAAGCCGCCCCCGGTCGGATTGGCGAAAGCAGCCAGGAAGCCTTCGAATACGTCATCAAGTACAAAGGGAAATTCAGCAAACCGGAGGAGTTTGACGAGATCGTTCTGAAAGCCAACGCCGACGGTTCCACCATTCTCCTGAAAGATGTCGCGCGGCTGGAATTTGGTTCGTTTACCTACAGCGGAGATTCCAAGATTAACGGTAAACCGGGCATCGGCATCGCCATTTACCAGGCCGCGGGCTCCAACGCCAACGACATTCAGATTGCCATGCTGGGCATCATGGAAAAAGCCGCCAAAGCGTTTCCGAAAGGGGTTCATTATTCCATCGAATACAGCACCAAAACCTACCTCGACGAATCCATCGACCAGGTGACGCACACGCTGATTGAAGCGTTTATTCTGGTGTTTATCGTCGTGTACCTGTTTTTGCAGGATTTCCGCTCGACCCTGATTCCGGCCATTGCCGTGCCGGTTGCCATCGTCGGTACGTTCTTCTTTATGCAGCTGTTCGGTTTCACGATCAACCTGCTGACGCTGTTTGCGCTGGTGCTGGCCATCGGGATTGTAGTCGATGACGCCATTCTGGTCGTGGAAGCCGTGCACACCCGCATGGAACAGGATGGACGGCTTTCGGCCCGGACAGCCACCCTGCGCTCGATGCAGGAAATTTCGGGGGCCATCGTGTCCATCACCCTCATCATGGCCGCCGTGTTTGTGCCCGTCGGTTTTATGGACGGCCCGGCCGGGGTTTTCTACCAGCAGTTTGCCTTCACAATGGCCATCGCCATTCTGATTTCGGCGGTCAATGCCCTGACGCTGAGCCCGGCCCTGTGCGCCCTGCTGCTAACCAACAAACACGCAGACCACGAATCGGTCTCCGGTAAAAAGGGCTTTCTGAACCGTTTTTTCACGGCCTTCAACGCGGGTTTCACGGCCGCAACGCGCCGGTATGTGGGCGCGATCCGAATGCTGATCCGGCACAAATGGGTCGGTATCAGCGGACTGGCGCTCGTTATTGCCGTCACGGTCTGGCTGATCCGTACCACCCCAACCGGCTTCATCCCGTCCGAAGACCAGGGCTTTATTGCCTATTCGCTCAAACTTCCGGCGGGCGCATCCCTGCAGCGGACCCAGAAAGTAACGGCCAAAGTGGACGCGGCCCTGCACCGGATTCCGGCGATCAAAAGCCATTTTGCCATCAACGGCTTCAACATCATTTCCAACTCGGCCAGTCCGTCCTACGCAGCCGGATTCATTAACATGAAACCCTACGCCGAACGGGGCACCATTCAGGACCTGACCCAGATTGTCGATACCGTTAACCGCCAGCTGGGACGGTTTGACGAGGGCCGGATTGATGTCTTTACGCTGCCCACGGTCCCGGGTTTCGGCAACGTCGACGGTTTCGAGATGGTGTTGCAGGACCGGACCGGCGGCCCGCTGGACAAGCTCAGCGCCACGGCCACCAGGTTTGTCGAAGAACTGGGTAAGCGGCCCGAAATCGGGGCGGCTTTCACGACCTTTGATACCAGCACCCCCCAGTTTTCGCTGGAAATTGACACCAAAAAAGCCAAGCAACTTGGCCTGTCGACCAGCGATATTCTGCAAACCATGCAGGTGTATTACGGCAGCACGTTTGCTTCCGACTTCAACCGGTTCGGTAAATTTTACCGCGTGATTGCCCAGGCCGACAGCCCGTACCGCGCCGATCCGGCGTCGCTCAACGGCATTTACGTCAAAAACACGACCGGTCAGATGGTGCCTATTACCACCGTGGCGTCGCTCAAACGCGTCTACGGTCCCGAAGCCGTCACGCGCAACAACCTGTTCAACGCCGTGATCATCAACGGCCAGGCCGGGCGGGGCTACAGTTCCGGCGACGCCATCAAAGCCGTGGAAGCCGTGGCGCAGAAACACCTGCCCACCGGCTTCACCTACGAATGGACGGGCATGACCCGGGAGGAAATTTCGGCGGGTAGCCAGTCCGGGCTTATTTTCGGGCTTAGTCTGGTGTTTATTTACTTCCTGCTGGCTGCCCAATACGAAAGTTACTTCCTGCCGCTGGCCGTTGTCCTGTCGGTTCCGACGGGCGTGCTGGGCGTGTTCTGGGGCATCAAGCTGGTGGGCATCGACAACAACATCTACGTGCAGGTCGGTTTGATCATGCTCATCGGTTTGCTGGCGAAAAACGCCATTCTGATTGTCGAATACGCGGTTCAACGCCGTCGGGCCGGGATGTCGCTGGTGGCTTCGGCGCTGGAAGCTTCCCAGTTGCGGTTGCGCCCCATTCTGATGACCTCGTTTGCCTTCATTGTGGGTCTTATCCCGCTGATGGGCGCTACGGGTTCGTCGGCCAAAGGCAACCACTCGATCAGCATCGGCACCGCCGGGGGAATGCTGACGGGCGTGGCGCTGGGCATCTTCCTGGTGCCGGTCCTGTACGTCATCTTTCAGCGCTTACACGAGAAAATCAGTGGCCGCAAACCGGTTCCGCAGGCCGAGACGGCGGGCGAAGAACTGTATACCAATCACTAA
- a CDS encoding efflux RND transporter periplasmic adaptor subunit translates to MNSSLLLSTVLWLTGCGSSADQTTTTAEVPTLPVVQVKTATLTTYQEFPATLEGKVNLEIRPQVEGYLEQIYVDEGAAVRKGQPLFRIDERSYREQLSNAEANLMMAIANQDKAALEVARLAPLVENQVVSEVQLKTAQSVQAAAKAAVGQARAMVSTAKTNLSRTVIKAPVNGYIGRLPYKPGSLVGRAEPQPLTTLSDVGAVFAYFSMSEVDFLQFTQQSAGRSLTDKIRQLPPVELLLADNQPYRQKGRIELVSGQFDKAMGSISFRAVFPNQLGLLRSGITGRIRIPQVHESAVAIPQEATFERQDKIFVFALADSNKVQSRPIQLLGKSGNFYLIREGVRPGERIVRDGLDRLQDGDSIVPKQETTTNELTKAL, encoded by the coding sequence GTGAATAGTTCTTTACTCCTCTCAACGGTTTTATGGTTAACGGGTTGTGGCTCGTCTGCGGACCAAACAACCACCACGGCGGAGGTGCCGACGCTGCCCGTGGTGCAGGTAAAAACGGCGACCCTGACCACCTATCAGGAATTTCCGGCCACGCTCGAAGGCAAAGTAAATCTCGAAATTCGCCCGCAGGTGGAAGGTTACCTGGAGCAGATTTACGTGGACGAAGGAGCGGCCGTGCGCAAAGGCCAACCCTTGTTTCGCATCGACGAGCGCAGTTACCGGGAGCAACTCAGCAACGCCGAAGCCAACCTGATGATGGCCATCGCCAACCAGGACAAAGCCGCCCTGGAAGTGGCCCGGTTGGCCCCGCTGGTCGAAAACCAGGTTGTTTCGGAGGTGCAGCTCAAGACGGCCCAATCGGTTCAGGCAGCCGCCAAAGCCGCCGTCGGGCAGGCGCGGGCGATGGTCAGCACGGCCAAAACCAACCTGAGCCGCACGGTTATCAAAGCGCCGGTCAACGGTTACATTGGCCGGCTGCCCTACAAACCGGGTAGCCTGGTGGGCCGGGCCGAGCCCCAGCCGCTGACGACGCTCTCGGACGTTGGCGCTGTGTTTGCCTACTTTTCGATGAGCGAGGTGGATTTTCTGCAATTCACCCAGCAGTCGGCGGGCCGCAGCCTGACCGATAAAATCCGGCAACTTCCGCCGGTGGAACTCCTGCTGGCCGATAATCAGCCGTACCGCCAGAAAGGCCGGATTGAACTGGTTTCCGGGCAGTTCGACAAGGCCATGGGCTCCATCAGTTTCCGGGCGGTTTTCCCAAACCAGCTCGGTCTGCTGAGGTCGGGCATTACGGGCCGCATCCGGATTCCGCAGGTGCACGAGTCGGCGGTGGCCATTCCGCAGGAAGCGACGTTTGAGCGGCAGGATAAAATCTTCGTGTTTGCCCTGGCCGACAGCAATAAAGTGCAGAGCCGACCGATTCAACTGCTGGGCAAAAGCGGCAATTTCTACCTGATCCGCGAGGGCGTCCGGCCCGGTGAGCGCATCGTGCGCGACGGTCTGGACCGGCTCCAGGATGGCGACTCCATTGTTCCGAAACAAGAAACAACAACCAATGAACTGACGAAAGCCCTGTAA
- a CDS encoding sensor histidine kinase has translation MLQRIQTYLRQRWFQEALLFLGFFTLNSLTSWELINSRSILGRELLYFCLLYGHAQFQRFFLLPKVLDSQQARRYGLLSVGTLLLFSVVLMYVNDWLCTEALTPNFTPGLIYLYTVGSATVSLLLFNVPLLVNRFYQQRRQQEEYKMCMQEMELSVLRSQLNPHFLFNTLNNLYGVSLHEPARTPDMIMQLSQLLRYQLNSTRRTWVPLTDELEFLTSYIALETERVGSRCRVDFSGPTDQETTGYVVAPMVLMPFVENAFKHGTAGIKACEVRVDVRIEAANLHLHVVNTVPARAKASVSTGVGLENTRQRLEMLYAGTHQLTIEPSAEQYTVDLILPLQRHSISYSLTAELAAV, from the coding sequence ATGCTACAACGAATTCAGACGTACCTTCGTCAGCGCTGGTTTCAGGAGGCTCTGTTGTTTCTGGGCTTTTTTACGCTCAACTCACTGACTTCCTGGGAACTGATTAACTCCCGTTCGATTCTGGGCCGGGAGCTTCTGTACTTCTGCCTGCTGTATGGTCACGCCCAGTTTCAACGGTTTTTTCTCTTACCCAAAGTGCTCGACAGCCAGCAGGCCCGGCGGTACGGTTTGCTGTCGGTTGGCACCCTGTTGCTTTTTTCGGTGGTGCTGATGTACGTCAACGACTGGCTTTGTACGGAAGCGCTGACGCCGAATTTCACACCCGGTCTTATCTACCTGTATACGGTGGGCAGTGCCACGGTGAGCTTGCTCTTGTTCAATGTGCCTTTGCTGGTCAACCGGTTTTACCAGCAACGCCGGCAGCAGGAAGAATATAAAATGTGTATGCAGGAAATGGAGCTGAGCGTTTTGCGGTCGCAACTGAATCCGCATTTTCTGTTCAATACGCTCAATAACCTGTACGGGGTCAGCCTGCACGAACCCGCCCGCACGCCCGATATGATCATGCAGTTGTCTCAGTTGCTGCGCTACCAGCTCAACAGTACGCGCCGGACCTGGGTGCCGCTCACCGACGAACTGGAATTCCTGACGAGTTACATCGCCCTGGAAACCGAGCGGGTCGGCAGCCGTTGCCGGGTAGATTTCAGCGGACCGACTGACCAGGAAACCACGGGGTACGTCGTGGCGCCGATGGTGTTGATGCCCTTCGTTGAAAACGCGTTCAAGCACGGTACGGCCGGAATTAAAGCCTGCGAGGTGAGGGTGGACGTCCGCATCGAAGCAGCCAATTTGCACCTGCACGTGGTCAATACCGTTCCGGCCCGGGCCAAAGCGTCCGTTTCGACGGGCGTTGGGCTGGAAAACACGCGTCAGCGGCTGGAAATGCTCTATGCCGGCACCCATCAATTAACGATTGAGCCCTCCGCTGAGCAGTATACCGTTGATTTGATACTCCCTTTGCAGCGCCATTCCATCAGCTATTCCCTGACGGCCGAACTGGCTGCCGTGTAA
- a CDS encoding LytR/AlgR family response regulator transcription factor, protein MAEPIRCLIVDDELAAHYVLENYIGRVDRLVLAGQCYNALDAINFLHREPVDLLFLDINMPELSGLELLGALSHIPKTILTTAYTEFALQSYDYGVTDYLVKPIQFPRFLKAVDKVLNLAAPAGGLASAPTAGPKPPSDSIVVKVDAEWVRVRFDELLYAQSWGNYVKLFLPGRMLLTPLTTSELESRLPADQFIRIHKSYIIALNKIERLSGNTLYIGETELPVGITFRRELTERLHHS, encoded by the coding sequence ATGGCTGAACCCATCCGCTGCCTGATTGTAGACGACGAACTAGCCGCCCACTACGTACTGGAAAACTACATTGGCCGCGTCGACCGGCTGGTGCTGGCCGGGCAGTGTTACAATGCGCTGGATGCCATCAACTTTCTGCACCGCGAGCCCGTCGACCTCCTGTTTCTGGACATCAACATGCCCGAACTGAGCGGTCTGGAACTGCTCGGCGCGCTGAGTCATATTCCGAAAACCATTCTGACAACGGCTTACACGGAGTTTGCGCTCCAGAGTTACGACTACGGCGTGACGGATTACCTGGTCAAACCCATTCAGTTTCCCCGGTTTCTGAAAGCCGTTGATAAGGTGCTGAACCTGGCGGCACCGGCCGGGGGCTTGGCTTCCGCTCCGACGGCAGGCCCCAAACCCCCATCCGATTCGATCGTGGTGAAGGTGGATGCCGAGTGGGTGCGCGTGCGGTTCGACGAACTGCTGTACGCCCAGAGTTGGGGCAATTACGTCAAGCTGTTTCTGCCGGGCCGGATGCTGCTGACCCCGCTGACCACCTCCGAGCTGGAAAGTCGCCTGCCCGCCGATCAGTTTATCCGCATCCACAAATCCTACATCATCGCGCTCAACAAAATCGAACGGCTGAGCGGCAACACGCTCTACATCGGCGAAACCGAACTGCCGGTGGGCATCACCTTCCGGCGCGAGCTGACCGAGCGGCTGCATCACTCCTGA
- the pdxH gene encoding pyridoxamine 5'-phosphate oxidase, with translation MLSPLAELRKEYTLNGLDPSDVLISPFAQFQRWFSEALSAGVLEPNAMHLATVGSDGRPSGRIVLVKGVDEDGFTFFTNYQSRKGGELAAHPVASLTFFYPELERQIRVEGTIEKVSPEESDAYFQSRPRGSQIGAWVSHQSSVVESRADLEQRQRELEQQFANQPVPRPPHWGGYRLMPDRVEFWQGRPSRLHDRVLYRQENDAWVIERLSP, from the coding sequence ATGCTGTCACCACTGGCCGAACTACGAAAAGAGTACACCCTTAACGGTTTAGACCCATCGGATGTTTTAATTAGTCCATTCGCTCAATTTCAGCGCTGGTTTTCGGAAGCACTGAGTGCGGGCGTGCTGGAACCCAACGCCATGCACCTGGCAACGGTGGGGTCGGATGGCCGCCCTTCCGGACGGATTGTGCTGGTAAAAGGCGTTGATGAAGACGGTTTTACTTTTTTCACCAACTACCAAAGCCGAAAAGGGGGCGAACTGGCGGCTCACCCCGTTGCCTCATTAACCTTTTTTTATCCGGAACTGGAACGGCAGATTCGCGTTGAAGGCACCATCGAAAAAGTGAGCCCTGAAGAATCCGACGCTTATTTCCAAAGCCGTCCGCGGGGCAGCCAGATTGGCGCCTGGGTGTCGCACCAAAGCTCGGTAGTTGAAAGCCGGGCGGACCTCGAACAACGGCAGCGCGAACTCGAACAGCAGTTTGCGAACCAACCCGTTCCGCGCCCACCGCACTGGGGTGGCTACCGGCTCATGCCCGACCGCGTCGAGTTCTGGCAGGGGCGCCCCAGCCGACTCCACGACCGGGTGCTGTACCGCCAGGAAAACGATGCCTGGGTCATCGAACGGCTTTCGCCTTAG
- a CDS encoding DUF349 domain-containing protein: protein MASEEQEITERKDQNPTPSPEVKPDTEPTDAVDSTEETTGQAEEEPTVQPAEAVEAAAEPEQTDEPAGTVNAEPEPGGTATGEEPTKTVDTEPSAEAEATSDQSSSEEETTQEPSARMETAPSEPGAEPAPEPSVDLEMHQDPSDAAEAELDETAPSVDYSQYTKAEMVGVLEKQLASLKSETVSPGDYRRADEVLKEIRPLFDQSKAADRTTALQRYVQETGSDEGFDYRQDDVVGRFESLYKQIKDQKNQYFQQLEKAKDNNFNIKTDLLRRLRELVEADENNAGDPKTSWSGFKQIQDEWKAAGNVSSPHNATLWATYHALVDRYYSNRNIYFELKELDRKRNQTLKTELCEKVEALVQANEGNPVTKAVIDEANALFEEYKHIGPAPKAEQEVLWQRFKKSLDTLYDRRRGQNEEIRREGAQLYEEKSKLYEELVPFTSFTSNSINDWNEKTREVMTIQDRWNAIRGPMPREEGKDLSKKFWAALKQFFHHKGEFFKQLESKREQNLKAKTRLCEDVEAILESGEESAEATQKVIELQRQWKTIGQVPEKFKDSIFERFKAACDGFFNKKRSRNQAVEKEFEENLANKIALCERIEAAATSQNADLTQLNEFKKEWSQIGYVPKKDMQSIQKRYINAVNSFVGASGKISSRDKERLTLENEAELIRETGSSRDLYKKEGDIRRRMTTLENDIAVYNNNIEFFSRSKGADKLRADIDKKIQAAQKQLEDLKHQLKVIREAQ from the coding sequence ATGGCTAGCGAAGAGCAAGAAATAACTGAACGTAAGGACCAGAATCCGACACCTTCTCCGGAAGTAAAACCGGATACTGAGCCGACTGATGCGGTTGACTCAACCGAAGAAACGACAGGTCAGGCTGAAGAAGAACCCACCGTCCAACCGGCTGAAGCCGTTGAAGCGGCTGCTGAACCGGAGCAGACGGATGAACCGGCCGGTACGGTAAATGCCGAACCGGAACCGGGTGGAACGGCAACCGGGGAGGAACCCACCAAAACCGTTGATACGGAACCGTCGGCGGAGGCCGAAGCGACGTCCGATCAATCGTCGTCGGAGGAAGAAACCACGCAGGAACCCTCGGCCCGGATGGAGACGGCTCCGTCGGAACCGGGTGCCGAACCCGCACCTGAACCATCGGTTGACCTGGAAATGCATCAGGATCCATCGGATGCAGCCGAGGCTGAGCTGGATGAAACAGCCCCGTCGGTGGATTATAGTCAGTATACCAAAGCCGAAATGGTTGGTGTGCTCGAAAAACAGCTGGCTTCGCTCAAAAGCGAGACGGTTTCCCCCGGAGATTATCGCCGGGCCGACGAGGTGCTGAAGGAAATCCGTCCGTTATTCGACCAGTCGAAAGCCGCCGACCGAACGACCGCCCTGCAACGCTACGTTCAGGAAACAGGTTCAGACGAAGGTTTTGACTACCGGCAGGATGACGTAGTGGGTCGGTTCGAGAGTCTGTATAAGCAGATTAAGGACCAGAAAAATCAGTACTTCCAGCAACTGGAGAAAGCCAAAGACAACAATTTTAATATTAAAACCGACCTGTTGCGCCGGCTGCGCGAGCTGGTGGAAGCCGACGAAAACAACGCCGGTGATCCGAAGACCAGCTGGAGCGGCTTCAAGCAGATTCAGGACGAATGGAAGGCGGCCGGAAACGTTTCCTCGCCCCATAACGCCACGCTCTGGGCTACGTACCATGCGCTGGTTGATCGGTATTACAGCAACCGCAATATTTACTTTGAATTAAAAGAACTCGATCGGAAAAGAAATCAGACGCTGAAAACCGAACTCTGTGAGAAGGTCGAAGCCCTGGTTCAGGCGAATGAAGGCAACCCGGTAACGAAAGCCGTTATCGACGAAGCCAACGCCCTCTTCGAGGAATATAAACACATTGGCCCGGCTCCCAAAGCGGAGCAGGAGGTTTTGTGGCAACGGTTCAAAAAGTCGCTTGATACGTTGTACGACCGTCGGCGCGGCCAGAACGAGGAAATCCGGCGGGAAGGAGCTCAGTTGTACGAAGAAAAATCGAAACTGTACGAAGAGCTGGTTCCGTTTACGTCATTCACCTCGAACAGCATCAACGACTGGAACGAAAAGACCCGCGAGGTCATGACGATCCAGGATCGCTGGAACGCCATTCGCGGACCCATGCCGCGGGAGGAAGGCAAAGACCTGAGCAAGAAGTTCTGGGCCGCCCTGAAGCAGTTTTTCCACCATAAAGGCGAGTTCTTCAAGCAACTGGAAAGCAAACGGGAGCAAAACCTGAAAGCCAAAACCCGCCTGTGCGAGGATGTGGAAGCCATTCTGGAGTCGGGTGAAGAGTCGGCGGAAGCAACCCAGAAAGTCATTGAGCTGCAACGGCAGTGGAAAACCATCGGTCAGGTTCCGGAGAAGTTCAAAGATTCGATCTTTGAGCGTTTTAAAGCGGCCTGCGACGGTTTCTTCAATAAAAAACGTTCGCGTAACCAGGCAGTTGAAAAAGAATTTGAGGAAAATCTGGCGAACAAAATCGCCCTCTGCGAACGCATTGAAGCCGCGGCAACCAGCCAGAACGCAGACCTGACCCAGTTGAACGAGTTTAAAAAAGAATGGTCGCAGATCGGGTATGTGCCGAAGAAAGACATGCAGTCGATTCAGAAGCGCTACATCAATGCCGTCAATTCATTTGTTGGCGCCAGCGGTAAAATCTCATCCCGTGACAAAGAACGGCTGACGCTGGAAAACGAAGCCGAGCTGATTCGGGAAACGGGTTCGTCGCGCGATCTGTACAAAAAAGAAGGCGATATTCGCCGGCGGATGACGACGCTGGAAAACGATATCGCAGTGTATAACAACAACATCGAGTTCTTCAGTCGGTCGAAAGGCGCGGACAAACTGCGGGCGGATATTGACAAGAAAATTCAGGCTGCCCAGAAGCAACTGGAGGATCTTAAACACCAGCTCAAGGTCATTCGGGAGGCTCAGTAA
- a CDS encoding rod shape-determining protein has protein sequence MRFFNFLSSDIAIDLGTANTLIIHNNEIVVDEPSIIAIHKVSGSVLAIGHKAMQMHEKTNENIRTLRPLRDGVIADFTAAELMIRGLVKMIGNGSKLFAPAHRMVVSVPSGITEVEKRAVKDSCEHAGAKEVFMVYEPLAAAIGIGIDITKPNGTMVVDIGGGTTEIAVVALSGIICEQSIRTAGDVFTSDIVDYMRREHNLLIGERSAEQIKIGVGSALPELDNPPLDYEVRGRDLMTGIPKEIKVSYSEIAYSIDKSVAKIEEAVMKALENTPPELASDIFANGIHLTGGGAMLHGLDKRLRTKTQLPIHVADDPLKAVVKGTGEVIKNLDLYKSLLLS, from the coding sequence ATGAGGTTCTTTAACTTTTTATCCAGTGACATTGCGATTGACCTCGGTACGGCCAATACACTCATCATTCACAACAACGAAATTGTTGTTGACGAACCCTCCATCATTGCGATCCATAAAGTCAGTGGTAGTGTGTTGGCAATTGGCCATAAAGCCATGCAGATGCACGAAAAAACCAACGAAAACATCCGAACGCTCCGGCCTTTACGGGATGGCGTTATTGCTGACTTCACGGCGGCAGAATTGATGATCCGGGGGTTGGTCAAAATGATTGGTAATGGCAGTAAATTATTTGCTCCGGCCCACCGGATGGTCGTCTCCGTTCCGTCCGGAATTACAGAGGTAGAAAAACGGGCGGTGAAAGATTCGTGCGAACACGCGGGGGCCAAAGAAGTCTTCATGGTCTACGAGCCTCTGGCTGCGGCCATCGGAATCGGCATTGACATCACGAAGCCCAACGGTACGATGGTCGTTGATATTGGCGGTGGCACGACCGAAATTGCCGTTGTGGCCCTGTCGGGCATTATTTGCGAGCAATCCATCCGGACGGCAGGCGATGTATTTACGAGCGACATTGTGGATTACATGCGCCGGGAGCACAATCTGCTGATTGGGGAACGGTCGGCCGAGCAGATCAAAATAGGCGTGGGATCGGCGCTGCCGGAACTGGACAATCCGCCACTGGATTATGAAGTCAGGGGCCGGGATTTGATGACCGGTATTCCGAAAGAAATCAAGGTTAGCTACAGCGAAATCGCCTATTCAATCGATAAATCGGTTGCGAAAATCGAGGAAGCCGTCATGAAAGCGCTGGAAAATACCCCGCCGGAACTGGCGTCGGATATTTTCGCCAACGGGATTCACCTGACGGGCGGGGGAGCCATGCTGCACGGCCTGGACAAGCGCCTAAGGACCAAAACGCAGCTGCCCATTCACGTGGCCGACGATCCACTGAAAGCCGTGGTGAAAGGCACGGGAGAGGTCATTAAAAATCTGGACTTATACAAGTCGCTGCTGCTAAGTTAA